From a region of the Clupea harengus chromosome 9, Ch_v2.0.2, whole genome shotgun sequence genome:
- the flot2b gene encoding flotillin-2b — protein sequence MGSCLTVGPNEALVVSGGCSNRKTYVIGGWAWAWCLISDAQSLTLEIMTLQPKCEDVETAEGVAITVTGVAQVKVMTEDELLPLACEQFLGKSVMEIKSVVLQTLEGHLRSILGTLTVEQIYQDRDKFAQLVREVASPDVGRMGIEILSFTIKDVYDKLDYLSSLGKTQTAAVQRDADIGVAEAERDAGIREAECKKEMMDIKFQADTKMADSKRELELQKASFNQEVNTKKAEAELAYVLQAAKEQQKIRLEEIEIEVVQRKKQITIEEREIDRTEKELIATVKRPAEAEAYKIQQLAEGDKMKKVLTAQAEAEKIRKIGEAEAGSIEAIGKAEAMRMRLKAEAYQQYGEAAKVALVLEALPKIASKVAAPLARTSEIVILSGDNSRVTGEVNRLLAELPVSINALTGVDLTKIPLLRKMTDAQA from the exons ATGGGGAGCTGTCTTACTGTTGGACCAAATGAAGCCCTAGTTGTTTCAG GTGGCTGCTCGAATCGGAAGACTTATGTCATTGGTGGCTGGGCCTGGGCATGGTGTCTCATTTCAGATGCTCAAAG CTTGACACTAGAGATAATGACGCTACAACCCAAATGTGAAGATGTGGAGACAGCAGAAGGGGTAGCCATTACTGTCACTGGAGTTGCCCAG GTCAAAGTCATGACGGAAGATGAGCTGCTGCCTTTAGCATGTGAGCAGTTCTTGGGAAAATCAGTGATGGAGATAAAAAGTGTCGTCTTGCAAACTCTGGAAGGACATTTACGTTCCATTTTAG GTACTCTTACAGTGGAGCAGATCTACCAGGACCGAGACAAGTTTGCCCAGCTGGTGCGAGAGGTGGCCTCCCCAGACGTGGGCCGTATGGGTATTGAAATCCTCAGCTTCACCATcaaa GATGTGTACGACAAGCTGGACTACCTCAGCTCTCTGGGGAAGACACAGACCGCAGCTGTTCAGAGAGATGCAGACATCGGAGTGGCTGAAGCAGAGAGGGATGCTGGCATAAGG GAAGCAGAGTGCAAGAAAGAGATGATGGATATCAAGTTCCAAGCTGACACGAAAATGGCGGACTCCAAACGAGAGCTGGAGCTGCAGAAAGCTTCATTCAACCAGGAAGTGAACACCAAG AAAGCCGAAGCTGAGCTGGCCTACGTGCTGCAGGCTGCCAAAGAGCAGCAGAAGATTCGGCTGGAAGAGATTGAAATTGAGGTTGTGCAGAGGAAGAAGCAGATCACcatagaggagagggagatcgACCGCACGGAGAAGGAGCTGATTGCTACTGTCAAGCGGCCTGCCGAGGCTGAGGCCTACAAGATACAGCAGCTCGCTGAGGGAGATAA GATGAAAAAGGTGTTGACTGCTCAAGCAGAAGCTGAGAAAATCCGCAAGATAGGAGAGGCGGAGGCAGGCTCTATTGAAGCCATAGGTAAAGCAGAGGCTATGAGGATGAGGCTGAAGGCTGAGGCCTACCAGCAGTACGGGGAAGCAGCCAAGGTTGCCCTGGTTCTGGAGGCACTGCCAAAG ATTGCTAGCAAAGTGGCTGCCCCTCTGGCCAGGACCAGTGAGATAGTCATTCTGAGTGGGGACAACAGCCGGGTGACTGGAGAAGTGAACCGCCTGCTGGCCGAGCTGCCCGTGTCCATCAACGCTCTCACAGGAGTGGACCTGACCAAG ATACCTTTACTGAGGAAGATGACTGACGCCCAGGCCTGA